The Pyrodictium delaneyi genome contains a region encoding:
- a CDS encoding prefoldin subunit beta: MAQRIPPELENKLARFQSLQAQYARIAQERVAVESEVAETQKVLKLLEEAGEDAPVYRMEANILVRVDRNKVIQELKDRLEILELRLQKLKKQEDEIKKQLDKLAQEIKQLQTRLTLGKQGGAGG, from the coding sequence GTGGCGCAGCGTATACCGCCAGAGCTAGAGAACAAACTTGCACGCTTCCAAAGCCTACAGGCGCAGTATGCACGCATCGCTCAAGAGAGAGTTGCTGTTGAGAGCGAAGTAGCGGAGACGCAGAAGGTGCTCAAGCTCCTAGAGGAGGCAGGCGAGGACGCACCTGTCTACCGTATGGAGGCGAATATACTGGTACGCGTCGACCGGAACAAAGTGATTCAAGAGCTGAAGGATAGGCTAGAAATACTCGAGCTAAGACTTCAGAAGCTCAAGAAGCAGGAGGATGAGATAAAGAAGCAGCTCGACAAGCTTGCTCAGGAGATAAAGCAGCTACAGACAAGGCTCACGTTAGGCAAACAGGGAGGCGCAGGAGGCTAG
- a CDS encoding KEOPS complex subunit Pcc1 yields MTRVSGCIELKGLSEKLVQALVKALETEARNPPDPRRGRVEVSSRDGVLRICIEARDPSAARTLINAYLSLAAATLEAVAATGG; encoded by the coding sequence ATGACACGGGTCTCAGGCTGTATAGAGCTAAAGGGCCTCTCCGAGAAGCTAGTCCAAGCCCTAGTAAAGGCTCTGGAGACAGAGGCACGTAACCCTCCAGACCCCCGTAGGGGCCGGGTAGAGGTAAGCAGCAGGGATGGCGTTTTGAGAATATGTATTGAGGCGCGCGACCCTTCCGCAGCTAGGACCTTGATAAACGCTTATCTTAGCCTAGCAGCAGCGACACTCGAAGCGGTTGCGGCTACAGGTGGATAG
- a CDS encoding Brix domain-containing protein produces MKKVRIIVTTSHRPTQRVRSFVKDLVSVLPEAERLTRGKATFRDLYYEAVARGAQRVIIVSVWKGNPGTLSVYEPLEPPEMELRLMTRMILEGVRLSRETPGAQRAYGARSLGIYVSPAAGEDLHRLADVLARSMLAGIAVDYEEALSRFDVVAVVNRGRSSLAEIEFRCSTGRVCGPLLRLASVVDYDTGLRLYRAKGPLREASPSPSKGSGDRGT; encoded by the coding sequence TTGAAGAAGGTCCGTATAATAGTTACGACGTCGCATCGGCCTACGCAGCGTGTGAGAAGCTTTGTCAAAGACCTGGTCTCGGTTCTCCCGGAGGCTGAAAGACTTACACGCGGCAAAGCAACATTCCGCGACTTATACTATGAAGCAGTTGCACGTGGTGCCCAACGTGTGATAATAGTATCAGTCTGGAAGGGTAATCCGGGTACACTAAGCGTATATGAGCCGCTTGAGCCTCCAGAGATGGAGCTTCGACTAATGACTCGTATGATTCTTGAAGGTGTGAGACTTTCCCGGGAGACGCCTGGAGCGCAGAGAGCATACGGCGCTAGGAGCCTCGGCATATACGTCTCACCGGCTGCCGGCGAGGATTTGCACCGTCTAGCAGACGTACTGGCTAGATCCATGCTGGCAGGCATAGCTGTAGACTACGAGGAGGCCCTTAGCCGGTTTGATGTAGTCGCTGTAGTCAATAGGGGTAGGAGCTCTCTAGCCGAGATAGAGTTCCGCTGCAGCACTGGTAGAGTATGTGGCCCGCTCCTGCGGCTAGCGAGCGTGGTAGACTATGACACGGGTCTCAGGCTGTATAGAGCTAAAGGGCCTCTCCGAGAAGCTAGTCCAAGCCCTAGTAAAGGCTCTGGAGACAGAGGCACGTAA